A part of Meles meles unplaced genomic scaffold, mMelMel3.1 paternal haplotype, whole genome shotgun sequence genomic DNA contains:
- the LOC123936412 gene encoding olfactory receptor 6C4-like, whose amino-acid sequence MEHARNQTEVQEFTLEGFPNVQHLGKVLFMVHLLAYLTSIMGNILIITITWVDHHLQTPMYFFLSSFSFFECCFITTVIPKFLAIFLSGRQSISFAACFIQAFVFLFLGTTVFFLMAVLSLDWYLAICKPLYYPTIMNPRMCFLLVMACLALGFVLMVVPVIMLSQSSFCGPHVIPHFFCDFGPLIHLSCSDTRSTELLAFVLALVILLTSLIITIIAYSNIVVTIMRLPSAKEQQKAFSTCSSHLIVLFLMYGSCVFIYVKPKQTNRLDSNREAALVNTVVTPLLNPVIYTLRNKQVHQALRNALSRVRLQK is encoded by the coding sequence ATGGAACATGCAAGAAACCAGACAGAAGTTCAGGAATTCACCCTGGAGGGCTTTCCTAATGTCCAGCACCTTGGGAAGGTTCTCTTCATGGTGCATCTGTTGGCATACCTGACCTCCATCATGGGAAACATACTCATAATCACCATCACCTGGGTTGACCATCATCTCCAgacacccatgtacttcttccttagCAGTTTCTCCTTTTTTGAATGCTGTTTTATAACCACTGTTATTCCAAAATTCCTGGCCATCTTTCTGTCAGGGAGGCAATCAATTTCCTTTGCTGCCTGCTTCATACAagcctttgtctttcttttcctgggAACAACTGTTTTCTTCCTTATGGCTGTATTATCCCTAGACTGGTACTTGGCCATTTGCAAACCTCTGTATTACCCAACCATCATGAACCCAAGGATGTGTTTCCTTCTAGTCATGGCCTGTTTAGCTTTGGGCTTTGTCCTCATGGTGGTTCCAGTTATAATGCTTTCCCAGTCATCCTTCTGTGGCCCCCATGTCATCCCCCACTTCTTCTGTGATTTTGGGCCCCTGATTCACCTCTCTTGTTCTGATACCAGATCTACTGAATTGTTGGCCTTTGTCCTTGCTTTGGTTATCCTTTTGACATCTCTTATCATAACCATCATTGCATACAGCAACATAGTAGTGACAATCATGCGACTACCATCAGCCAAGGAGCAGCAGAAAGCTTTCTCTACTTGTTCCTCTCACCTCATTGTCCTCTTTCTGATGTATGGCAgctgtgtgtttatatatgtgaaaCCAAAGCAAACGAACAGGCTGGACTCCAACAGGGAGGCTGCCCTTGTGAACACGGTGGTGACCCCATTACTCAACCCTGTCATCTATACTCTGAGGAACAAGCAGGTCCACCAGGCTCTGAGGAATGCTCTGTCCAGGGTTAGATTGCAAAAATAG
- the LOC123936411 gene encoding olfactory receptor 6C74-like, translating into MEVRNETTIQEFILEGFPAIQDLGNVFFLIHLLAYLASITGNVVIITITWVDHRLQTPMYILLSTFSFSECCFTTSVIPKLLSIFLLGRQTISFTSCLIQAFSFLFFGSIIFFLMAVMSLDRYVAICKPLHYPTIMNPKICFLLVTACFALAFPLITGLVVKVFQLSFCGPHVIPHFLCDLGPLIHLSCSDTRSTEMLAFVLALFILITSLIITIIAYSNIVVTILRLPSAREKQKAFSTCSSHLIVLSLMYGSCVFIYVKPKQTNRLDFNREAALVNTVVTPLLNPVIYTLRNKQVHWALRDALSRLRIQKQNFGG; encoded by the coding sequence ATGGAGGTGAGGAATGAGACAACAATCCAAGAATTCATTCTGGAAGGGTTTCCTGCCATCCAGGACCTAGGGAATGTCTTCTTCCTGATCCATTTGCTGGCTTACCTGGCCTCTATCACAGGAAATGTGGTGATCATCACCATCACTTGGGTTGACCATCGCCTCCAGACACCAATGTATATTTTACTCAGCACGTTCTCCTTCTCTGAATGCTGTTTTACCACCTCGGTTATTCCTAAACTGCTGTCTATCTTCCTTTTGGGAAGGCAAACAATTTCCTTTACCTCTTGTCTCATacaagccttttcttttttattttttgggtcaATAATTTTCTTCCTCATGGCAGTGATGTCTCTGGATCGGTATGTGGCCATTTGCAAGCCTCTGCATTACCCAACCATCATGAACCCGAAGATTTGCTTCCTCCTAGTCACTGCCTGCTTCGCTTTGGCCTTCCCTCTCATCACTGGGCTGGTAGTGAAAGTTTTCCAGTTATCCTTCTGTGGCCCTCACGTCATCCCCCActttctctgtgaccttggccccCTGATTCATCTCTCCTGCTCTGACACCAGATCTACTGAAATGTTGGCCTTTGTCCTCGCTTTGTTTATCCTTATAACATCTCTTATCATAACCATCATTGCATACAGCAACATAGTAGTCACAATCCTGCGACTCCCATCAgccagggagaaacagaaagctttctccacctgctcctctcacctCATAGTCCTCTCTCTGATGTATGGCAGCTGTGTGTTTATATACGTGAAACCAAAGCAAACGAACAGGCTGGACTTCAACAGGGAGGCTGCCCTTGTGAACACGGTGGTGACCCCGCTGCTGAACCCTGTCATCTACACTCTACGGAACAAGCAGGTCCACTGGGCTCTGAGGGATGCTCTATCGAGATTGAGGATACAGAAACAGAACTTTGGAGGGTAA